A window of Methanobacterium sp. contains these coding sequences:
- a CDS encoding ArsR family transcriptional regulator: MDLEAILDVMGCKTRRDILNLLTEEPRFVSEISKELEIGQKAIIEHLRAMEELGMLTSSFKKIERGRPRKYYGITQDIEIKIFIGPDSIKMNVIGEEFSELRAVEEKLQMGQEGAVDELKLLIEKYDRAKKYAESLLNRIEG, from the coding sequence TGATGTTATGGGGTGTAAAACAAGGAGAGATATTTTAAATCTTTTAACAGAAGAACCCCGCTTTGTCAGTGAGATTTCTAAAGAGCTTGAAATCGGACAGAAAGCAATTATTGAGCATCTTAGAGCAATGGAAGAGCTTGGAATGCTCACATCATCCTTCAAAAAGATAGAAAGGGGTAGGCCCCGTAAATATTACGGAATAACTCAGGATATAGAGATTAAGATATTTATAGGTCCTGATTCTATTAAGATGAATGTAATAGGTGAAGAATTTTCTGAACTTCGTGCAGTTGAAGAGAAATTGCAGATGGGTCAAGAGGGAGCTGTTGATGAGCTCAAATTATTAATTGAAAAATATGATAGGGCTAAAAAATATGCTGAAAGTCTATTAAACCGAATAGAAGGTTAA